The following are encoded in a window of Sporichthya brevicatena genomic DNA:
- the scpB gene encoding SMC-Scp complex subunit ScpB → MSIDIDETVETTTGDDISTETAESAGDDISTATADTTGDDISTETAATAGDDISTEGDAVEDEIPAGVVGGPDGPSLRAAVEAVMLVVDTPVDATMLAQVCERPPAEVEECLRSLAEEYAAEGRGIALREVAGGWRFYTREECAPVVERFVRDGQQTRLTQAALETLAVVAYRQPVSRSRVSAVRGVNVDGVMRTLLARGLVEEAGAEPESGATLYRTTNLFLEKLGLNSLDELPPLAPLLPDLSSLEGDLDLPSS, encoded by the coding sequence ATGAGCATCGACATCGATGAGACCGTCGAGACCACGACTGGAGATGACATCTCCACCGAAACGGCCGAATCCGCTGGAGATGACATCTCCACCGCAACCGCCGACACCACTGGAGATGACATCTCCACCGAGACAGCCGCAACCGCTGGAGATGACATCTCCACCGAGGGTGACGCCGTCGAGGACGAGATCCCGGCGGGGGTCGTGGGGGGCCCGGACGGGCCGTCGCTGCGGGCGGCGGTCGAGGCCGTGATGCTCGTCGTCGACACCCCGGTGGACGCGACGATGCTGGCCCAGGTGTGTGAGCGGCCCCCGGCGGAGGTCGAGGAGTGCCTGCGGTCCCTGGCGGAGGAGTACGCCGCCGAGGGCCGAGGCATCGCGCTGCGTGAGGTCGCCGGGGGTTGGCGCTTCTACACGCGCGAGGAGTGCGCGCCGGTCGTCGAGCGATTCGTCCGCGACGGCCAGCAGACGCGTCTGACGCAGGCCGCGCTGGAGACCCTCGCGGTGGTGGCGTACCGGCAGCCGGTGAGCCGGTCGCGGGTGTCCGCGGTGCGTGGCGTGAACGTCGACGGCGTCATGCGGACGCTGCTCGCGCGCGGGCTGGTCGAGGAGGCCGGCGCCGAACCCGAGAGCGGCGCGACGCTGTACCGGACCACCAACCTGTTCCTCGAGAAGCTCGGGCTCAACTCGCTCGACGAGTTGCCGCCGCTGGCGCCGCTGCTGCCCGACCTCAGTTCCCTCGAGGGCGACCTCGACCTCCCGAGCTCCTAG